One window of the Daphnia pulex isolate KAP4 chromosome 8, ASM2113471v1 genome contains the following:
- the LOC124200732 gene encoding cubilin-like — protein sequence METLGGAWIYVLEPENCLAGTTKISFKFGLLSKGYCSLSLNRLVQLHSIGHGRSTLDVEEWRNKSENSHTGYGERGHSVSSRFVDPRFEWGRSAHADPFRSFKAQTYPVNKKEKYYSSQSPPKSSHRPISNQNIPPFGYPISSNFPQFSCNNVIIPSLLFYLKSPFYPQPYRENTFCRYVIKKAFNVCSLELDFRDFYLEPTVDCSKDWLLIGDRKYCGFHRPRKVIISLNYLHKDQDFVIEFRSDSFLQFHGFYIVGRQLPCQPIPPQIRYVANPPIPPLRTHVTPPFPRPAHPTGPSGPLLPPTDVVKRPKIETPLTPLLNKVPSIPNTPRPHPPYPPPTYPPQPPIIPPVPTFTPTSTTPSSTLCDLTLTTPQGQFQSTNYPENYGPNLSCELRFVPPNKSFCVLELHFQDFYLEESKGCFKDALIIGGNRYCGTSLTDQRLRITFVSGSSISLQFVTDSNGSFRGFDGRYRMMACEEFSTTEPPNTTPPGVTCDRVFSELENTVTSVNYPLPYLKNLDCIYTVVKLSPVIEQLLISFIAFDLQNSTDCSNDYLEISAERYCGVQTGLVLRVPFVGADPFEIRFHSDGAVQQTGFKLSVVQIDRQVKTAPPAPSTSPSSYLCQTKIFSESSFLIISPQFPLLYLPGQDCNYNVIRRSQDVCGLQLKFIFFSLPGTINTICEEDYLEIENYRFCGDLSGQTSRKIPFLSSQVSIVFHSDSVDNEAQGFSIQVVQLTDCTTTVTEITALPIRVEDSSCKIPLLPNEVVNSTEIESRQNQECVYIINQEEDACGVQLHFKEFYITPSINCSENYIEVDNRHFCGQQLNNMKIDVRFHVDGQPIYLPFRITQQQKFLWNLSTSSISCEKIQRKQCSSTIWSSESTFKYSALSSSERTECDFVIRRWSRRMCGLQLEFFHFDITDETNCESNYLDVGGKQLCGNMTGRKTSYEFSPSEEMVSLKLVHTNNVDLEIRVNQIQCR from the exons ATGGAAACCCTGGGTGGAGCCTGGATATATGTGTTGGAACCGGAGAATTGCCTTGCGGGTACAACAaagatttcattcaaattcgGCCTGCTCTCTAAAGGATATTGCAGTCTTTCTTTGAAC CGGCTCGTTCAGCTTCACTCGATTGGGC ATGGGCGCTCAACCCTAGACGTCGAGGAATGGAGAAACAAAAGCGAAAATAGTCATACGGGATATGGTGAACGGGGTCATTCCGTCAGCTCACGTTTTGTAGACCCGCGCTTCGAATGGGGACGTTCAGCGCACGCTGACCCCTTTCGATCGTTTAAAGCTCAAACCTATCCCgtcaacaagaaagaaaaatactatAGTAGTCAAAGTCCACCGAAATCGTCCCACAGGCCAATTAGTAATCAAAATATTCCACCGTTTGGCTATCCAATCTCCAGCAACTTCCCCCAGTTTTCGTGTAACAACGTCATCATTCCGAGCcttttgttttacttgaaAAGTCCGTTTTATCCGCAACCCTACCGTGAAAATACCTTCTGCCGCTACGTCATCAAAAAGGCGTTCAATGTTTGTTCGTTGGAGTTGGATTTTCGCGATTTTTACTTGGAACCCACTGTGGATTGTTCCAAGGACTGGCTTCTCATCGGCGATCGCAAGTATTGTGGATTTCATCGCCCACGTAAAG TCATCATTTCGCTCAACTATCTCCATAAGGATCAGGATTTCGTGATCGAGTTTCGTTCAGATTCCTTCCTTCAGTTTCATGGATTCTACATCGTCGGCCGACAACTTCCTTGTCAACCCATTCCGCCTCAAATTCGCTATGTGGCGAATCCGCCGATTCCTCCATTGCGAACTCACGTAACACCGCCGTTTCCACGCCCAGCCCATCCTACTGGACCATCTGGTCCTTTATTGCCACCGACCGATGTGGTTAAACgcccaaaaatagaaactcctTTAACGCCGTTGCTCAATAAAGTCCCGTCCATCCCAAACACGCCAAGACCTCATCCACCATATCCTCCACCAACGTACCCCCCTCAGCCGCCCATTATTCCACCTGTGCCAACATTCACGCCTACCTCTACCACACCATCATCCACTTTGTGCGACCTTACATTGACTACACCGCAAGGCCAATTTCAATCAACCAACTATCCAGAAAATTACGGGCCCAATCTTTCATGTGAACTGAG ATTTGTACCGCCCAACAAAAGCTTCTGCGTACTCGAACTGCATTTTCAGGATTTTTACTTGGAAGAAAGCAAAGGGTGCTTCAAAGACGCTCTGATCATCGGTGGCAATCGGTATTGCGGTACCTCGTTGACGGATCAAAGAc TGAGGATCACTTTCGTCTCGGGATCGTCCATCAGCCTGCAGTTTGTAACTGATTCAAATGGAAGCTTCCGGGGATTTGATGGGCGATATAGGATGATGGCATGCGAAGAATTTTCAACTACCGAACCTCCCAACACAACACCACCAGGTGTCACTTGTGATCGTGTCTTTAGCGAACTAGAGAACACAGTCACAAGCGTTAACTATCCGTTGCCTTACTTGAAGAATCTCGATTGCATCTACACGGTCGTCAAATTGTCACCA GTTATTGAGCAACTACTCATTTCCTTTATAGCCTTCGACTTGCAAAACAGCACAGATTGCTCCAACGATTATTTGGAAATCAGCGCCGAGAGATACTGCGGCGTCCAAACTGGATTGGTTTTACGAGTGCCGTTCGTGGGAGCCGATCCATTTGAAATTCGTTTCCACTCGGATGGAGCCGTCCAACAAACAGGCTTTAAATTAAGCGTTGTTCAAATTGATCGACAAGTTAAAACTGCTC cTCCGGCTCCGTCTACTTCACCTTCGAGTTATCTTTGTCAAACGAAAATCTTCAGCGAATCCAGCTTCCTGATCATTTCTCCGCAATTCCCTCTTCTCTACTTGCCTGGTCAGGACTGTAACTACAATGTCATCCGAAGATCGCAA GATGTCTGCGGGCTtcaactaaaatttattttcttctcgcTTCCTGGAACGATTAACACCATTTGCGAAGAAGATTATCTAGAAATAGAAAACTACCGATTTTGTGGAGATTTGTCGGGACAAACGAGCA gaaaaattccatttttgagCTCCCAAGTTTCGATTGTCTTTCACTCTGATTCGGTCGACAATGAAGCGCAAGGCTTTTCTATTCAGGTCGTCCAGCTTACCGATTGCACTACGACTGTGACGGAGATAACAGCGCTCCCAATCAGAGTTGAAGATTCGTCTTGTAAAATTCCTCTTTTACCTAACGAGGTTGTCAACTCGACTGAGATAGAATCGCGGCAAAATCAAGAGTGTGTGTACATCATAAATCAAGAAGAAG ACGCCTGTGGCGTTCAACTCCATTTTAAGGAATTTTACATTACACCCTCGataaattgtagtgagaaTTACATCGAGGTTGACAACAGGCACTTTTGTGGTCAGCAATTGAACAACATGAAAA TTGATGTCAGATTCCATGTCGACGGTCAGCCAATATATTTACCATTTCGTATTACGCAACAGCAAAAATTTTTGTGGAACTTGAGCACTTCCTCAATTAGCTGCGAAAAGATACAGAGAAAGCAATGCAGTTCAACAATATGGTCTTCGGAAAGCACATTTAAATACAGCGCGTTGTCAAGCTCAGAGAGAACTGAATGCGATTTTGTTATTCGAAG ATGGAGCCGTCGAATGTGTGGATtacaattggaattttttcatttcgatatCACCGATGAAACTAATTGTGAATCAAACTACCTTGATGTTGGCGGGAAACAACTGTGTGGCAATATGACAGGTCGCAAGA CATCGTACGAGTTTTCGCCATCGGAAGAGATGGTTTCCCTGAAACTGGTCCACACCAATAATGTCGATTTAGAAATCAGagtcaatcaaattcaatgtCGTTAG
- the LOC124200737 gene encoding uncharacterized protein LOC124200737: protein MLNLEYMVNPSQNPAAIPSFHEFKRDTVLGNLVRIENETECTFKMGPITLSFISESSDFWKRRLERLGNVAHGKGIARPDPKSSKERVNGEPSSEQQPESSEVLPELLVERANLLKQLSDANENLEEGEFPEEPTAETERQSKQESRDMSRRKNVTHSRGRSRSRSRSPIDGQRKRSVSDERLDLRNSRSNDRGPPKRSQRSPAKFSRYRNSGNSYFKSRSNRC, encoded by the exons ATGCTCAATCTAGAGTACATGGTCAACCCTAGTCAGAATCCTGCAGCCATCCCAAGTTTCCATGAATTCAAGAGAGATACCGTCCTGGGTAATCTTGTCAGAATTGAAAATGAG ACAGAATGCACCTTTAAAATGGGACCTATAACACTTTCTTTCATATCAGAAAGTTCAGATTTCTGGAAAAGGCGTTTAGAGCGCCTTGGAAATGTAGCCCATGGTAAAGGAATTGCTAGGCCCGATCCGAAATCTTCAAAAGAAAGAGTGAATGGCGAACCATCGTCGGAACAGCAGCCTGAGAGCAGCGAGGTCTTGCCAGAGTTGCTCGTGGAACGAGCCAACTTACTCAAACAGCTTTCCGACGCGAATGAGAATTTAGAGGAAGGTGAATTCCCTGAAGAACCGACAGCAGAAACTGAAAGACAATCAAAACAAGAATCTCGTGACATGTCCCGACGAAAAAACGTTACCCATTCTCGTGGCAGATCCCGTTCCAGGTCCCGCAGTCCCATCGatggccaaagaaaaagaagcgtaAGTGATGAAAGACTCGACTTACGAAATTCCAGGTCTAACGACCGAGGACCTCCCAAACGTTCGCAGCGATCACCAGCAAAATTTTCGCGGTACCGAAACTCGGGGAATTCCTACTTCAAGTCCCGTTCCAATCGATGCTga
- the LOC124200736 gene encoding uncharacterized protein LOC124200736, whose product MSKEHEYDENVALNISTERQRSNGNYISFTLESNSEDEENSHSTLHRNKSDQSGFHIGKTGDEDKDAEAEGSCWYNRTCFSFFTFTPELLQSKPKDNDNIKGNCKKCFQTCSGQVRSTTNWMRHIKKHPDLYADYKKKKERKQARGSVTVSSKAVAARKERVAVCQSLLNFPSSKSPSKLSKLEQKHCTQALVFGRSLQNSK is encoded by the exons ATGTCCAAAGAACATGAATACGATGAGAATGTTGCTCTTAATATTAGCACGGAAAGACAAAGGTCTAACGGcaattatatttcttttacattAGAGTCAAATAGTGAAGATGAAGAGAACAGCCATAGTACTCTACATAGGAATAAAAGTGATCAATCTGGATTTCATATTGGAAAGACTGGTGATGAAGATAAAGATGCTGAGGCTGAAGGTAGCTGCTGGTATAACCGCACCtgcttttccttctttactTTTACCCCAGAGCTTTTGCAATCAAAGCCGAAAGATAATGACAACATAAAGGGGAATTGTAAAAAGTGTTTCCAGACATGCAGTGGACAAGTTCGATCAACAACCAACTGGATGAGGCATATCAAG aagCACCCAGACTTATATGCTgattataagaagaagaaagaaagaaaacaagctAGAGGTAGTGTGACTGTGTCATCCAAGGCGGTTGCTGCCAGAAAGGAAAGAGTAGCTGTTTGTCAATCTCTCCTGAATTTTCCGTCATCAAAGTCCCCATCTAAGCTATCTAAATTGGAACAGA AACACTGCACTCAAGCTCTCGTGTTTGGTCGTTCGTTACAAAACAGCAAGTAA